AAGTAGAAAAAATAAATTGCAATAAAGCGGTAGCTCTTTGTAGTTTTTAAATCTTTCTAATTTTGCCTTTTTCTTTTCATCATCTTTTTGCTTTATAATTAGCTTTGCTATGTATCCTAAGCTTTCTTCATCTCTTCCTTCATTTAGCATTTTTATTAATTCATGTGCTTCTTTTTTATTTTCTACATTTTTGATGACTGCTTGGCTTTTATGAAATAGGTCTAATTGGTAATATACTCCTTCTTCGCAAATGCATTGTTTTATCCAGCTTACACCATCTCCATTTATTATCTAGGTTTCTATTTCATCTATTGTTATATTCTCTCACTACTAAAGCAGCTACTAGATCTTTAAATTCTTTACTGCTCCCAAATCCAGCACATGCTATTTTATTATGTGTTATGTATTCATTACTGCTAGGCGTTTTTTTGTTTTATCCGTCATATATTATTGCTAATTTTATTTCTTTTTTCCCTCTGCTTTTTTTTGTTTTTTAGCCTGTCTTTGCCCTGCATTGAAATCCAAGTTTCATTGCAAACAAATTTATAAATTTTTGTCTCTAAACTCTTGAAATTTATTTCATTTTCATTTAAACTTAATTCGAACATGTAATCACCCTTTTTTGTTTTGTTTTCTTAAATAAACATTATAACGGATGATTCATGTTTTAGAAAGGTATTTTTGGGCAACTTCCTATTTCCTTTTTTTACCGCCTACAAAAATTATACAGTAAGATAAACTCTTTGAATTTTTGGCCAATAAATGATATTTCAGTAATGTAATAATCTACATGATAACTTTTTTGAGGTGAATGAAATGAAATATAAAATGGTAGTAGTTGACGTAGACGGAACCTTATTAAATAATAATAGAGAGATAACTACTATTACAAGAGATAGTGTAAAAAAATTTCGTAATATGGGAGGGATTTTTACATTAGCTACTGGACGTGGAATAAAGTCTGCATCGCCTTACATTGAAGCTTTAAATTTAGACGTACCTGTTATTTTGTTTAATGGGTGTATAATATACCATCCTTTTGAAAAGAAGATATTATATAAAAGATTTCTTCCTGACACTTTATATAAACTAATCGCCGAATTATGGCAAACAGGCAGATATAATGTTAATATGCTTGTATTCAGCCTTGATGGCATTTTTGTAAAGGAAATTACTGATATAATTAGATTATATATGGCTATAGACCATGTACAGTGTGACGTTGTTGAAGATATGACTTGTCTTAATAGCATAATAAAAGTAATGCTCATAGGTAATACCAAAGTATCTATGCAATTGGTACATGATTTAAAGAACATGTCTAAAGAACCATTTACATATGTACAATCAGATGAATTCTTTATAGAAATTTTACCATTTAGTGTTACAAAGGGCACTACATTGAAAAAGCTTTGTGAACTAATAAATATAAACATAAATAATGTTGTAGCAATTGGTGACCAAGATAATGATAAGGAAATGATTTGCACAGCAGGATACGGAATAGCCATGGGAAATGCGGATGAAAAATTGAAAAAATGTGCTAAATACATAGCTAAAACTAATATTCAAAACGGAGTAAGCGATGTACTTGAAAAAATCATGAAAGACATAATATAAAAGTAGGAAATTTCTAACACTTTGTTAAAAAAATGTTTGTGGGCATATTAAATATGAGATGATTTTATGCGCTCAATGTGGAAAGGTGCAATAAATTTTGGACTTGTAAGTAACCCGATAAAACTTTATACCACAACAGAAGACCATACAATACATTTTAGACAGCTTCATAGAGACTGTAAGTCACCAATAAAATACGAAAAATATGTCCTAGATCCTATATATTATGATAAAACATATTTTATAGCGCCAGAAGACATTGGTACTAAGCCATGTATTCTTTTAAGAGATTCAATGAAAACAAAAAACCGTGTTGCGATAGCAAAGGTTGCAATAAGGTCAAAGCAATACCTTGCATGTATTAGAGTATATAATGAAAAATATATAGTTATGGAAACAATGCACTTTCCTGATGAAATAAAAAGTAAAAAGCAGTTTCCTCCTTTAAGAGAAGTCAACATATACGAGAATAAAATAAAAATGTCAAAACAACTGATTGATACACTTACATCTGAATTTAAACCTGAAAAGTATGATGATAATTATAGAAAATCACTTATTAAAATTATTAAGTCCATAAATTGTTACTTTTTTAGATATAGTTATATTTATTTCCCCTTTTATTTGTACAACAAAAAAACAAAAATTCCTGCAAAAATTTTTATATCTAATTTCAATACCAAAAAACCCCTAACTTCATTATTAGAAGTTAGGGGTAGTTCAATTTTATAATTGTACAGTTGAATACAATTCGTCTTTTTGGTCTTGATTTATGCCAATATAGCGAAGCGTTATGCTTTGGGAACTATGGTTAAAAGTATCCATTATTAAACCAATATTGTATTTTGACATTTTATATGTCCAGTATCCCCAGGTTTTTCTCAAGCTATGTGTACCGAAATTTTCTATGCCAATGATATTTGCTGCTTCTTTTAAAACACGATACACCTGGACACGGCTAAGATGCCCACCTTTCTGGCTAAAGAAAAGATAGCTGTCATCTGAAAGATTGTGGCTGTTAACATATGAAATAATAGCTTTACGCAATGTCGCATTTAATTTAATCTTTTTTTCCTTACTTGTTTTCTTTTCTTTTAAAACAAGATATTCACGAAATTGTCCATTACTATTAAAAATATCTTTCGCTCTTAAAGAGATAATATCGCTAATTTATGCCAAATTTAAAAAGTAATGCATACTTAGGGTTATATCCATTAAGAAACTGGTACATTTGTTTAATTTTACTTTTGTCTCTAATAGGTTCAACTGTCATTATAGCACTCCTTTATGTAGCATTTTCATTAATATTTTAAAAAATGATACATAGAAATTCAAGTGTATTTTTATCCATTGAAGTATATTTTTATCTTTGAATGCCAGTAATTAAACGTCTATAGAAGTTACAATTTATGTGTATTGTTACTTTATTCAGCTATGCCAGGTACTGATATGGTGAATCAGCACTGTACATTATTATAATAATACGATAATTAATATAAATGATAACCTAAAAAAGTCGAGCCTGATTTTCCATCATAAGATTACATGGAAAACAAAATATAAGGTAATTAAATTTATGAAAAACACAGACATAAAAAAGCAAAAGTTTTCACTCTAAATACAAAATATTTCTACTTAATTCAAAATCAAATATTTGTGTTACAGAAAAATATAAGCCAGAATAAATCCGGCCTATTTTGTCCAAATCTTATTTATCTGCTTTGGAAATTATAAATGTGGGGCTCAAATCATCACCATAAAACAACAGTTCTTCACTATTTTCCCTTATTAAATGCCTATTTTGGTAAAAAATCAAAGTCATAGATCAGGGAAAAAGAAATAGATTAAACTATTATTTTTAAGTTTTGCTCTTATACCTTATTATACCTTAATTGTTCTTTTACCACTTCCCCTTAAACTTCTTTCTTATTGACTTCTCTGAACAGTTCGAATAACCTCGTCTGGAGGCAAAGGTTTGCTGAAATAATAACCTTGAACTTCGTCACACCCACACTCTACAAGACAATCAAGTTGTTCTTTTGTTTCCACACCTTCAGCAGTAACGCGGAGTTTCATCCTATGTCCCAATAAAATAATCGCATCAACAATAGCCTTATTTACATCTACTTTTATTTCGCTCACAAACGACCTGTCTATTTTTAAACCATCAACTGCAAATTTTTGCATATATCTGAAAGAACTGTTTTCCGTCCCGAAATCATCTATTATTATTTTAACCCCCGCTTCCTTCAAATTATAAAGATTTTCAACTACCGTATCCACTGCTTCTATAAGGACAGTTTCAGTTATCTCCAGTTCCAGATATCTCGATTCAATCTCAATTTCGTTCAGTATACCACAAACAACCTTTGCAAAATCAGGCTGCTGCAGCTGATGCACCGAAACATTCACCGAAACACTGAAACCAGAATACCCCATATTAAGCCACTCTTTTATCTGGTTGCAAGCTGTCTTTAACGCCCACTCACCTATAGATATTATCTGTCGTGTCTCTTCTGCAATGGGAATAAAATGAATGGGACTAATCATTCCTTTTTTAGGATGCTGCCACCTTAATAGTGCCTCCATACTAACTACTTTACCAGTCCTTGCATCAACAATAGGCTGATAGTACAAAAGGAACTGATCTTTTTCCAAAGCCACCCTCAAATCCTTTTTTATTGCGTTAACAAATTCTACCTCACTTCTCATAACCATGTCAAAATATTGGAAACTATCTTTTCCATTTCTTTTAGCCCTGTACATGGCTATATCCGCATTTTCAAGTATAGCCCTTTCACTTTTTCCATGGTCAGGATATATGGCAATACCCATGCTAATAGTGACATACAGTTCATGATTATTTAGCTTTATTGGCAGGTTAAATAGTTCCAATATTCTATTTGCAACCTTGTTCGTATCGTCAATACTACTTATGTCAGTAAGTAAAATGACAAACTCATCACCGCCCACTCTGGATACCATATCTGTTTCACGCAGGCACGCTTTTAGTTTCTTTGCAACTTTCTTCAATAGCTTGTCACCTATATGGTGTCCCAAAGAGTCATTGATAGATTTAAAATTATCAAGGTCAATAAAAAGTACCGCAAATTTCTTTCCATTACTTCTTGCATCTGCCATAGCATCTTTGAGTTTGTCCATAAAAACATCACGACGTGGCAGGTTGGTTAAAGTGTCATAAAATGCCATGTATTCTAACTTGCTCTCCATTTGCTTACGTTCAGTAATATCCGTATGCGACCCTGCCATTCTTATTGCTCTACCGTCTTCATCCCATAATGCCTTTCCTCTACTTAAAATCCATATATACTTACCGTCTTTTGTTTTTACCCTATATTCGCATGAATAAAATGGTGACTTTTTCTCGAGATGCCTATTCAGACTATTGATAACTGTTTTAACATCTCTTGGATGAATAAATTTAGCCCATGTTTTACAGTAGTTATTCACTACTTCCGTATCAAAACCAATGATATCCTTCCATCTTTCAGATATGTATACCGTATCTGTTATCATATCCCAATCCCATAGTCCATCACCTGCTCCTTCAACTACCAGTTTGTAGCGTTCCCCACTTCTTTTCAATTCATCCTGCTGCCTTTGTATTTCAATTAAGTTCTGTCTCAACTCTTCTTCTTTGGCCAGAAGTTCTTCATTCATTGCAGATAGTTCTTCCTGTTGTGAAATCAATTCCTCATTTAAAGCAAGAAGGTTGCTATTTGCTTCTTCAAGTTTCATTTCTGCATTCTTTAAGTCTGTAATGTCTATGCCAGTGGAAACTATATACTTGTTCCCTTCATCATCACAAATAATACTATTATGCCACATAATATAAACTTCTCTGCCATTCTTCATAATCATTGGTTTTTCACCTTTGTAACGAATACTTCTATCTTCAGTATCGTCAAAATGTTCTTTTATGCGGATTATCATATCCTTGGGAATTATTGAACTTACATCTATACTCTCTGTTTGTTCCTCGACTACTATATCAATTACAGCTTTGGTATATCTGTTGAACCAAATAACTTTACCATCCAATGTCCAGACTACTATAAGCATATGCTCGTTTTCAAAAATTCTACTCAAGAATTCTTCTTTCTTCTTAAGATAAGCAATTGATTTCTTGGATTTTTCGATAAAACTTTTACTATTTTCAATACGCAACTTCTTACTATTGTTTGCCATAAATTTCTCCTTCTCTGATTTTCGAATAAAAACTCAAACATTTTTGACGCTGCTTTAATTCAAAGCTTTTACTGTCTTTCAGTTTACCAACCGCTGCCTGATGGCTGGTTTTCAAATTTAGATTCCTTACTGCTTTTATTTGTATTCTATGAGAGCCCTCCTGCTAAATAAAATAATAAAGTAACAAAATATGAATTTTGTTACTTAAATTCATATTATATGGTAAAAAGGTTTATCTCCCTCAAAAAAATTTTTTATACTTTTCAATTACCTAAACATTTATTATCAGGAAATCTTTTTATAGAACTAGACAATTGAATACAACTTATCTTTTTGGTTCTGACTTGCCCCTATATAGTGGGGGGCGATATGCTATAAACTGTGATTGAAAGTATCCATTATGAACCCGATATTGTATTTGAAGGTTTTATATGTCCAGTATTTCCAGGTTTTCGTAGGCTGTATGTGCTAAAATTCTCAATACCTCAGGATATCTATGATTCTTAAACCAGCATTAAGACCGAGCTTGAGCAATAAGCCATATTTCAGGTCTTTCCCATTTAAGAACTTGTGCATTTGTTTAATTTTTTTTGTTCGTTATTGGCTCTACTGTCATGTAATTATTCTCCCTTCATGGTGTGTAGTATCATTAAATATTATATAATTAATACATTATAAATACAAGCTTTAATAAAATATCTTTAAAGATAAAATTATATAATAGCTTAAAATATGGCAATGCCTATTCCTAAATATTTTGTCACTTTACTTTAGTTTTTCAATTTATACTGCAGGAGAAGAAAATGCTTACATATTTTGAAAATATCAAAGGAACGCTGGATTTGACAGGAAGACTTTCAAATTTTAAAACAGAATTTGATATAAATTGTTTAAGTATTTTCCTCGTTGATCAAAACAAAATATACTGTATCGAAAAAATTGATGTTGTTAATGATACCTCTTGTTGTTATCCTTTACCTGTTTCACATGATAATAATATTATTTATTTTGCATGCAACAGCTCAAAGCTCCTTTACCATCTTACTAAAGACGACGATACCATAGTTTCAATGGAAAAAGATATCGTCGAGGAAATATGCATCCCTGTGAAAATATAAAAACACAAAGATATCACTGTTTGTATATATTTTAGATTCAATCATAAAGCTAAAGACATCACAGAATTATTATCTTCATTTTTTAATAAGTTCGATCTCTTTGATATATACTATTATGCATTGGTAAAATATGACCAGTTAGCCGATACCGAAAAAATTTTAATATTCCTTATGGTATTTGAAGATAATATAAAATCAAACCAGTCGTCTACGAAGATGCATACTGTCAATATAGCATTTTGGTCTATTGAAATAGCTAAAAAGTTGATTTTTACCGAAAATGACCTTGAAAAACTCTATTATGCAGCTTTATATCTCGATATTGGTAAAATAAAGGTAAAAAAACAGTATAATTAACAAAGAAGGTCCTTTAACAGAAGAAGAATATGAAGAGGTTAAGCACCATGCAGAGTATGTTTACATAAAATCGCTTAGTACTTTTCATTAGTTCTCTTAATATTAAAACTTTCCATTTGTTTTAGAGTATAAATCATTCCACGTTCATATTGCTTAAGGTGTTTAAAACTTCTCTTTTTTGTGTTATCATTATTAATAGCCATAGCTTCAATTTTTTCTTAAATGTTATTTACTTGTTACATTTAATTATACAACTAACCTTTAAAAGAAAAAGTGTTTAAAAAACAATAAAAATGATATACTTAAAACAAATGATAGAGAATTTAATTATAAATTATAATAACAAGTATCAGTTTATCTCTAATTAAAAGGCCAGACACATTTTATTAAATATGTCTAGCCTCCAGTTTTCTAGTCAGCCCTCACTATACCTTTAAATGCATATGATTTATTCTGCTGCCTTTTTAAGTGCTTGATCAAGGTCATATATTATGTCGTCGGGGTCTTCTATGCCTATTGATAGTCTAATTTGATCAGGCGTTACTCCTGCTGATAACAATTCTTCTTCGTTTAGCTGTGAATGGGTAGTACTTGCTGGATGAATTACCAAAGACTTTGCATCACCTACATTTGCAAGCAATGAGAATAATTCAAGGCTGTTTATGAATTTGATTCCAGCATTTATTCCACCTTTTATTCCAAATGTCAATATTGATCCAGCACCTTTCGGTAGGTATTTCTTTGCAAGCTCATGATATTTATTTTCTTTAAGTCCAGGATAGTTAACCCACGTCACATTTGGATTGCTTGCTAAGAATTCTGCTACCTTTTGTGCATTTTCCACATGCCTTTGAACTCTTAATGACAAAGTCTCTAGTCCTTGTATAAATAAGAAAGCATTGAATGGGCTCAAAGCTGCACCGGTGTCTCTAAGAAGCTGTACTCTTACTTTTGTTATGTATGCCGCAGGTCCAAATGTCTCCACATATTTTAACCCATGATAACTTGGATCTGGTTCTACGAATTCTTTAAACTTCCCACTTCCTACCCAATCAAATTTTCCTGAATCTACTATTACTCCTCCTATTGATGTCCCATGCCCTCCTATAAACTTTGTCGCTGAATGTACTACTATATCTGCTCCATATTCAAATGGGCGGAAGAGATATGGTGTTGCAAATGTGTTGTCTACAATTAGCGGTATTTTATTCTCATGCGCTATTTTTGCTATGACCTCGAAATCAGGTATATTTATTCCTGGATTTCCTATTGTCTCTATATACAACGCCTTTGTTCTGTCTGTTATTGCTTTTCTGAAATTTTCAGGATCATCTGGATTAACAAATGTCGTTTTAATGCCAAGTTTAGGCAATGTTAAAGCAAAAAGGTTGTATGTCCCACCATATAGTGTGCTTGCAGATACTATTTCATCACCGGCACCTGCTATATTCAGTATGGAGTACATTATAGCTGCAGAACCAGATGCTGTTGCAACCGCACCTACTCCTCCTTCTAGTGCGGCAATTCTCTGCTCAAATACATCATTTGTCGGATTCATGATTCTCGTATATATGTTTCCTGCCTCTTTAAGATTGAACAATGCTGCAGCATGGTCAGTATCTTTAAACACATAGGATGTTGTCTGATAGATTGGAACAGCCATTGAACCTGTCGTAGGATCTGGTTTTTGCCCCGCATGTACCTGCAATGTATCAAACTTTAACTTTCTTTCTTCACTCATCTAAATCTCTCCTCTTCATAATTTTAGTTTTAGACAAATTTGAATGTTATTCTTTAATTTAATGCACCTCTTTTCGATTTTTTATAGAATATCAAAAGCCCTCTTCGATGATGAAGAGGGCTAAATTTACGCCGCTCCTCTCATCTTTCAGGTTTCCCTGCAGGATTTGGCACCAGACGCATCAAATGATTGATGTCGGTTGCCGGGTTTCATCGGGCCAGTCCCTCCACCGCTCTTGATAAGAGGTTTTAATATTCTTTTTTAAATTTATTGATATAAATATTATCACTTTAAATTAATAATGTCAATAGGTATTCTTGGTTTTTTTTACCTCATGATTATTCTTTAAAATATATACTGCTTCTAAAGGAACCACATCTATTTTACAATCTTTTAATGCTTTCTTCTACTTAAAATCTATATAAATTTTCACTAAAATACCTATCAGATCTATCAGGAAATACTACAACTATATTTTTTGATTCTTTTTGCTTATTTGCCTGTTTTATAGCCGCAGCAAAAGCAGCACCTGATGATGATCCAATAAATAAGCCTTCTTTTCTTGCAAGTTCGTTTACGTAATAAAAGGCTTCATCATCAGTTACCTTTTCAACATCATCTATTAAGCTTACATCCATAGTATCAGGTATAAAGTCATTACCTATGCCCTCTATTTTATAGCATTTTACTATATCTCCACCACCGATTATTGAACCAATAGGATCAGCAAGCACACCTTTTATTTTAGGATTCTTCTCTTTTAAATATTTAACTACACCTGTGAACGTTCCACCAGTACCTGCTCCAGCAATAAGTATATCTACATTTCCATCCAAAGCATCATATATCTCTGGTCCTGTTGTTTCATAATGAGCCCTTACATTTGACATATTTTTAAACTGGTTTGGTATAAATGAGTCTTTAATTTCCTTCGCTAATTCATATGCTTTATCCATCGCTCCTTTCATTCCAAGCTCTTTAGGCGTATTAACTATTTCAGCACCTAAAGCTTTCATTAGTATCTGTTTTTCTACTGAAAATTTAGTTGGTACTACAAATATGACTTTATAACCTTTATTCAATAATGCAAGTGCAAGACCAATGCCTGTATTCCCAGCAGTAGGTTCGATTATCGTTGAACCTTTTTTTATTAATCCCTTATCTTCAGCATCTTTTATCATATAATAGCATGTTCTATCTTTTACAGAGCCACCAGGGTTCATATTTTCAAGTTTAGCAAAGATGTTTACATATGAAGGTATATCAAAATGAGTTATTTTTAGAAGTGGTGTATTGCCAATTAAATCACTGATTTCCTCTGCATATTCCATAGTTTCAACCCCTTATCGCATTTTTTAAATCATCAATTAAATCCAGATAATTCTCAAGTCCAACTGATAGTCTTACTAGCTTATCGGTTATGCCGAGTTTCAATCTTTCTTCCTCTGGTATAGACACATGTGTCATTTTTACTGGATATGAAATTAAGCTTTCGTATCCACCAAGACTTTCAGCAAGTGTAATTAGTCTTACATTATTTAATAATTTTAATGCCGTATCTTTATCTTTTAACTCAAATGAAATCATGCCTCCAAAGCCGTCCATCTGCTCTTTTGCAATATCATATCCTGGATGTGTAGGTAAACCTGGATAATAAACTTTTTCTACCTCTGGCTGTTTCAAAAGCCAATTTGTGATTTCTTTCGCATTTTGCTCATGTCTTTCCATTCTGACACTAAGAGTTTTTATTCCCCTAATCACAAGATAAGAATCCTGCGGTCCTAAAATACCACCAATTGCATTTTGCAGAAAATGAATTTTATGAGCTAATTCTTCACTATTAACAACAACAAGGCCTGCCACAACATCGCTATGGCCCCCAAGGTATTTTGTTGCACTATGAACAACTATGTCTGCACCTAATTCAATAGGTCTTTGGAAATATGGCATCATAAAAGTATTATCAACTATCGAAAGTATGCTATATTCTTTAGCTATTCTTGAAATTTCTCTGATATTTGTAATTGTCATAAGAGGATTTGTAGGTGTTTCATAAAATATTGCCTTTGTATTTTTTGTTATGTTTTTTATAACATTTTCTTTCGAGGATGTGTCAATAAATTTTGACACTATACCGAGTCTTTTAAATACTTTATCAAGTACCCTGAATGTTCCTCCATAAACATTATTTGAAACTATTACCTCGTCACCAGCATTAAAAAGCATCAAAACTGTTGATATTGCTGCCATGCCAGATGCAAAGGCAAAACCACCCTTTCCACCCTCTAGATCATTTATCAGCTTTTCTAATGATTCTCGTGTTGGATTACCTGTTCTTGAATACTCATAACCTCTATCTTTTCCTACAGCATCCTGTTTAAATGTCGATGTTTGGTATATAGGCGTTGATACTGCACCTGTTCTTTCATCACCAAATATACCTCCATGAATTAATATTGTCTCTTTCCTCATCCTAAATCCTCCTTA
This portion of the Thermoanaerobacterium sp. RBIITD genome encodes:
- a CDS encoding UPF0236 family transposase-like protein, with the translated sequence MINGDGVSWIKQCICEEGVYYQLDLFHKSQAVIKNVENKKEAHELIKMLNEGRDEESLGYIAKLIIKQKDDEKKKAKLERFKNYKELPLYCNLFFLLFVSKSILNFLMLFFEIVKSIANHIPFMYH
- a CDS encoding Cof-type HAD-IIB family hydrolase; translated protein: MKYKMVVVDVDGTLLNNNREITTITRDSVKKFRNMGGIFTLATGRGIKSASPYIEALNLDVPVILFNGCIIYHPFEKKILYKRFLPDTLYKLIAELWQTGRYNVNMLVFSLDGIFVKEITDIIRLYMAIDHVQCDVVEDMTCLNSIIKVMLIGNTKVSMQLVHDLKNMSKEPFTYVQSDEFFIEILPFSVTKGTTLKKLCELINININNVVAIGDQDNDKEMICTAGYGIAMGNADEKLKKCAKYIAKTNIQNGVSDVLEKIMKDII
- a CDS encoding Ku protein, with translation MRSMWKGAINFGLVSNPIKLYTTTEDHTIHFRQLHRDCKSPIKYEKYVLDPIYYDKTYFIAPEDIGTKPCILLRDSMKTKNRVAIAKVAIRSKQYLACIRVYNEKYIVMETMHFPDEIKSKKQFPPLREVNIYENKIKMSKQLIDTLTSEFKPEKYDDNYRKSLIKIIKSINCYFFRYSYIYFPFYLYNKKTKIPAKIFISNFNTKKPLTSLLEVRGSSIL
- a CDS encoding GGDEF and EAL domain-containing protein, whose product is MANNSKKLRIENSKSFIEKSKKSIAYLKKKEEFLSRIFENEHMLIVVWTLDGKVIWFNRYTKAVIDIVVEEQTESIDVSSIIPKDMIIRIKEHFDDTEDRSIRYKGEKPMIMKNGREVYIMWHNSIICDDEGNKYIVSTGIDITDLKNAEMKLEEANSNLLALNEELISQQEELSAMNEELLAKEEELRQNLIEIQRQQDELKRSGERYKLVVEGAGDGLWDWDMITDTVYISERWKDIIGFDTEVVNNYCKTWAKFIHPRDVKTVINSLNRHLEKKSPFYSCEYRVKTKDGKYIWILSRGKALWDEDGRAIRMAGSHTDITERKQMESKLEYMAFYDTLTNLPRRDVFMDKLKDAMADARSNGKKFAVLFIDLDNFKSINDSLGHHIGDKLLKKVAKKLKACLRETDMVSRVGGDEFVILLTDISSIDDTNKVANRILELFNLPIKLNNHELYVTISMGIAIYPDHGKSERAILENADIAMYRAKRNGKDSFQYFDMVMRSEVEFVNAIKKDLRVALEKDQFLLYYQPIVDARTGKVVSMEALLRWQHPKKGMISPIHFIPIAEETRQIISIGEWALKTACNQIKEWLNMGYSGFSVSVNVSVHQLQQPDFAKVVCGILNEIEIESRYLELEITETVLIEAVDTVVENLYNLKEAGVKIIIDDFGTENSSFRYMQKFAVDGLKIDRSFVSEIKVDVNKAIVDAIILLGHRMKLRVTAEGVETKEQLDCLVECGCDEVQGYYFSKPLPPDEVIRTVQRSQ
- a CDS encoding homocysteine synthase — its product is MSEERKLKFDTLQVHAGQKPDPTTGSMAVPIYQTTSYVFKDTDHAAALFNLKEAGNIYTRIMNPTNDVFEQRIAALEGGVGAVATASGSAAIMYSILNIAGAGDEIVSASTLYGGTYNLFALTLPKLGIKTTFVNPDDPENFRKAITDRTKALYIETIGNPGINIPDFEVIAKIAHENKIPLIVDNTFATPYLFRPFEYGADIVVHSATKFIGGHGTSIGGVIVDSGKFDWVGSGKFKEFVEPDPSYHGLKYVETFGPAAYITKVRVQLLRDTGAALSPFNAFLFIQGLETLSLRVQRHVENAQKVAEFLASNPNVTWVNYPGLKENKYHELAKKYLPKGAGSILTFGIKGGINAGIKFINSLELFSLLANVGDAKSLVIHPASTTHSQLNEEELLSAGVTPDQIRLSIGIEDPDDIIYDLDQALKKAAE
- a CDS encoding cysteine synthase family protein, whose translation is MEYAEEISDLIGNTPLLKITHFDIPSYVNIFAKLENMNPGGSVKDRTCYYMIKDAEDKGLIKKGSTIIEPTAGNTGIGLALALLNKGYKVIFVVPTKFSVEKQILMKALGAEIVNTPKELGMKGAMDKAYELAKEIKDSFIPNQFKNMSNVRAHYETTGPEIYDALDGNVDILIAGAGTGGTFTGVVKYLKEKNPKIKGVLADPIGSIIGGGDIVKCYKIEGIGNDFIPDTMDVSLIDDVEKVTDDEAFYYVNELARKEGLFIGSSSGAAFAAAIKQANKQKESKNIVVVFPDRSDRYFSENLYRF
- a CDS encoding bifunctional cystathionine gamma-lyase/homocysteine desulfhydrase: MRKETILIHGGIFGDERTGAVSTPIYQTSTFKQDAVGKDRGYEYSRTGNPTRESLEKLINDLEGGKGGFAFASGMAAISTVLMLFNAGDEVIVSNNVYGGTFRVLDKVFKRLGIVSKFIDTSSKENVIKNITKNTKAIFYETPTNPLMTITNIREISRIAKEYSILSIVDNTFMMPYFQRPIELGADIVVHSATKYLGGHSDVVAGLVVVNSEELAHKIHFLQNAIGGILGPQDSYLVIRGIKTLSVRMERHEQNAKEITNWLLKQPEVEKVYYPGLPTHPGYDIAKEQMDGFGGMISFELKDKDTALKLLNNVRLITLAESLGGYESLISYPVKMTHVSIPEEERLKLGITDKLVRLSVGLENYLDLIDDLKNAIRG